A single window of Pseudoduganella plicata DNA harbors:
- a CDS encoding PEP-CTERM sorting domain-containing protein gives MFRHLFCAAVLAGTCHAAGAGETWTFTYTGFLDTTDNTFLPDREMLGSFTGYDNDRNGIVERAEITSLILNGKDFVACEADSNEYYSCGAELFSYSVSAGLSFAAGESGRDPEGWVGAGHYFISGDGEYQYSYRPGHDESQAYLWTPQTGFSINSPSPEPGTWAMLGVGLLVTAWGARRHHTRK, from the coding sequence ATGTTCCGACATCTGTTCTGTGCCGCCGTGCTGGCGGGCACCTGCCACGCCGCCGGTGCCGGTGAAACCTGGACCTTCACCTACACCGGCTTTCTCGACACCACGGACAACACCTTCCTGCCCGACCGCGAAATGCTGGGCAGTTTCACTGGCTACGACAACGATCGAAACGGTATCGTCGAACGGGCCGAAATCACGTCGCTTATCCTGAACGGCAAGGATTTCGTGGCATGCGAAGCGGACAGTAACGAATACTACAGCTGCGGCGCGGAGCTCTTCAGCTACTCCGTATCGGCCGGCCTGTCGTTTGCCGCCGGCGAGTCCGGCCGCGACCCGGAGGGCTGGGTCGGCGCGGGGCACTACTTCATCTCCGGCGACGGCGAATACCAGTACAGCTACCGGCCGGGCCACGACGAAAGCCAGGCCTACCTGTGGACGCCGCAGACCGGCTTTTCGATCAACTCCCCCAGCCCCGAGCCGGGCACATGGGCCATGCTGGGCGTGGGCCTGCTGGTGACGGCCTGGGGTGCCCGCCGGCACCACACGCGAAAGTGA
- a CDS encoding Ada metal-binding domain-containing protein — MDFNDHITCHRAIQTRDARFDGRLFIGVTSTGIYCRPICPARTPRVENCRFYPSAAAAQQDGFRPCLRCRPESAPGGGTWRGSSDTVARALALLAESGPYDEPALGSIAARCFRRRHVSSRPTCPRCPSPLPGAPRCSPWRSRPKATARHPPTPATSSTAPTRHWPRAASPGGHGAPTPRATCVVPTPT; from the coding sequence ATGGATTTCAACGACCACATTACCTGCCACCGGGCCATCCAGACACGCGACGCGCGCTTCGACGGCCGCCTGTTCATCGGCGTTACGTCGACCGGCATCTACTGCCGCCCCATCTGCCCTGCGCGCACACCGCGCGTCGAGAACTGCCGCTTCTACCCGTCGGCGGCGGCGGCCCAGCAGGACGGCTTCCGCCCCTGCCTGCGCTGCCGCCCCGAATCGGCACCCGGCGGCGGCACGTGGCGCGGCAGCTCCGATACGGTAGCGCGAGCGCTCGCACTGCTGGCCGAGAGCGGCCCGTACGACGAGCCCGCGCTGGGGTCCATCGCCGCCCGCTGTTTCCGACGGCGGCATGTGTCCTCGCGGCCGACCTGTCCGCGCTGCCCGTCTCCCCTGCCCGGCGCGCCACGCTGCTCTCCCTGGCGCAGCAGGCCGAAGGCGACAGCACGGCACCCGCCGACGCCAGCGACGTCTTCGACTGCGCCGACCCGGCACTGGCCGCGCGCAGCGTCGCCTGGCGGCCATGGCGCGCCTACGCCGCGCGCCACCTGCGTTGTACCGACACCCACCTGA
- a CDS encoding response regulator yields MPEIDHVLLVDDDHAIRELVAAYLEKQGLRCTAVADGRAMRAALALATPDVIILDIMLPGDDGLALCRELRAGRHRAIPVVMLTARDDETDRIVGLELGADDYMAKPFAARELLARLKAVLRRTRMLPPNMQVTEAAQAIGFGTWRLDVVGRHLLDADGVEVSLSSAEYRLLRVFLDHPQRVLSREQLLTLTHGMDAEAFDRSIDILVSRLRQRLRDDPREPRYIKTLRSEGYVLSCAVTPLGSGA; encoded by the coding sequence GTGCCGGAGATTGATCATGTCCTGCTGGTCGACGACGACCATGCGATCCGCGAGCTCGTCGCCGCCTATCTCGAAAAGCAGGGCCTGCGCTGCACGGCGGTGGCCGACGGCCGCGCCATGCGCGCGGCGCTGGCGCTGGCGACACCGGACGTCATCATCCTCGACATCATGCTGCCCGGCGACGATGGCCTGGCGCTGTGCCGCGAGCTGCGCGCGGGGCGGCACCGCGCCATTCCCGTCGTGATGCTGACGGCGCGCGACGACGAAACGGACCGTATCGTCGGCCTGGAGCTGGGCGCGGACGACTACATGGCCAAGCCGTTCGCGGCGCGCGAGCTGCTGGCGCGCCTGAAGGCCGTGCTGCGCCGCACGCGCATGCTGCCACCCAATATGCAGGTAACGGAAGCGGCCCAGGCGATCGGCTTCGGCACGTGGCGACTGGACGTGGTGGGGCGCCACCTGCTGGACGCGGACGGCGTCGAAGTATCCCTCAGCAGCGCCGAATACCGGCTGCTGCGCGTCTTTCTCGACCATCCGCAGCGGGTGCTGTCGCGCGAGCAGTTGCTGACGCTGACGCACGGCATGGATGCCGAAGCGTTCGACCGCTCCATCGACATCCTCGTCAGCCGCCTGCGCCAGCGCCTGCGCGACGATCCGCGCGAGCCGCGGTACATCAAGACACTGCGCAGCGAAGGCTACGTCCTGTCGTGCGCCGTAACGCCGCTCGGGAGCGGCGCATGA
- a CDS encoding thioredoxin family protein — protein sequence MQRFLVTVLGGLGLAAALIATSGSAAGRTNPGFDGAVTWLNSAPLTAQSLRGKVVLVDFWTYSCINCIRTLPYVRAWADKYRGQGLTVVGVHTPEFRFEQDLTNVTAALERFGIDFPVAVDSNRRIWDAWGNNAWPAYYLVDATGKVRYRQVGEGGYDRLEQQIQALLAEAHGKPLAADLVKPATVAEQAAPDLNRLRSGETYIGYRQASGLRSPERVRPDAPQQYTVGTLGLNQWGLSGSWTVGAEAAVAQQAGSGIAHRFGARDLHLVMGAGAPGRKVRIQVTLDGRAPGADHGADIDADGKGVVTGTRLYQLIRQSGSVDERRFEIRFLDKGAAVYAFTFG from the coding sequence CCGGTTCCGCGGCAGGACGCACCAATCCCGGTTTCGACGGCGCAGTCACGTGGCTGAACAGCGCGCCGCTGACGGCCCAAAGCCTGCGTGGCAAGGTCGTGCTGGTCGATTTCTGGACCTATTCGTGCATCAACTGCATCCGCACCTTGCCCTATGTGCGGGCCTGGGCCGACAAGTACCGCGGCCAGGGGCTGACGGTAGTGGGCGTGCACACGCCGGAGTTCCGCTTCGAGCAGGATCTGACGAATGTCACGGCGGCACTGGAACGCTTCGGCATCGATTTTCCCGTGGCGGTCGACAGCAACCGGCGCATCTGGGACGCCTGGGGCAACAACGCATGGCCGGCCTACTACCTCGTCGATGCGACCGGCAAGGTGCGCTACCGCCAGGTGGGCGAGGGCGGCTACGACAGGCTGGAACAGCAGATCCAGGCACTGCTGGCCGAGGCGCACGGCAAGCCGCTGGCGGCCGATCTCGTCAAGCCGGCCACCGTGGCGGAGCAGGCCGCGCCGGACCTGAACCGGCTGCGGTCGGGCGAGACGTACATCGGCTATCGCCAGGCCAGCGGCCTGCGCTCGCCCGAACGGGTGCGGCCGGATGCGCCGCAACAATACACGGTCGGCACGCTGGGCCTGAATCAGTGGGGCTTGAGCGGATCATGGACGGTCGGTGCGGAAGCAGCCGTGGCGCAGCAAGCGGGCAGCGGCATCGCGCACCGCTTCGGCGCGCGCGACCTGCACCTGGTGATGGGCGCCGGCGCGCCAGGGCGCAAGGTGCGCATCCAGGTCACGCTGGACGGGCGCGCGCCGGGAGCGGACCACGGCGCCGATATCGATGCCGACGGCAAAGGCGTCGTCACCGGCACGCGGCTGTACCAGCTGATCCGGCAATCGGGAAGCGTCGACGAGCGCCGCTTCGAGATCCGCTTCCTCGACAAGGGCGCCGCGGTCTATGCCTTCACGTTCGGCTGA
- a CDS encoding beta-galactosidase gives MPTSSTFFRILLGAAVALGVAFPAATQELGIPQASDAARHGKHKGSAAQATSTWIMAATTRTSPGTISLFSSQDGVTWTSLASEAVRPPQGTPRAPALIRYGEFYYLLYATGERTLVLTRSRDLRQWEAGRDVPTDGMGAIAAVQWERGSAPRAIVTTVDGTAWTLQPDAGWSRWTAARAAGKPADGAARAAPQGAAANADEMSVLVEERKAFAQATAPRGKPKKVAWDQHSLMVDGKRIVVWSGEMHPFRLPNPSLWRDVIQKMKALGFNGVAFYFDWGYHSPAPGVYDFSHVRNVERALEIAEEEGMYIIARTGPYVNAELTGGGFPGWMFRNRAEARTDDPVYLAAVDEWMTQVNAIAARHQITTGGGNVIAYQLENELGKVEPKHVRHMAHLAAKARADGISVPFFHNAAGRLPDWTPPDSSAPWANPGPTDLYAFDGYPGGTCNVHADPAGPNRAPDWGIYGNGSPKTGALSSPGTPGFAAELGGGWFDYWGSNGTYACTAERQGKGYQRVFYGTNLINRITIHNIYMTFGGTSWGWLAGPVVYTSYDYGAPIAEDRALRPKALALKQQGMFVQAAQDVLAQMDKGAPIATSTQRAKVYHNVNAKTGAHVLFAVHNPSDLTSDDSFTFDLKMKSGGYKVPLRLNGQDAKMLLADYPLERQHLVYSTSELQTHFQNGARDIALLHGRDGEAGETLLRYTGTPKVEVVAGKVRARFDQKRGVLKLTYVHDGLARVRIEGGNRPPLLLLLADEKTSVNFWTQSTPAGTVLELTPALVRSAGVDGDTLRLTGDTTADSPLEIWGPAIGSATFNGVPLALAAQPDGSWRADAVRGPEAIGLPDLTAQPWQRRMDSVEAQPGYDDGAWVRADARASAAQTWTGPERGQPTLAMSDYGFHHGDVWYRGHVDIGDPKTNQLELFYGAGGAGMLQVWIDGRFVGQHELDVGRQFPETTDSAKFSLGQLTPGPHVIAVMVRNNSHNWDLMADDAHREARGLIAASLTSKGGRRFAVPLAWRIQGNQGGEAIADPVRGAMNNGGLFGERQGWHLPARSGDAGWTAAQPTAAPPAPGTYWLRTSFDLKLPAEHDVQLGLAFGDTTRPRSERENRALIFVNGWNMGQFIAHVGPQRTFVIPPGILNPNGPNTIALAVTTDGKADNALEPVRLVNLRAARGGVPLEIMPGAAASPSAR, from the coding sequence ATGCCGACATCGTCAACGTTCTTCCGCATTCTGCTGGGCGCCGCCGTGGCGCTCGGCGTCGCCTTCCCCGCCGCCACCCAGGAACTGGGCATCCCGCAAGCGTCCGACGCCGCCCGCCACGGCAAGCACAAAGGCAGCGCCGCCCAGGCCACCAGCACCTGGATCATGGCCGCCACGACTCGTACGTCGCCCGGCACGATCAGCCTGTTTTCGTCGCAGGACGGCGTCACCTGGACGTCGCTGGCTTCCGAAGCCGTACGGCCGCCGCAAGGCACGCCGCGTGCGCCGGCGCTGATCCGGTACGGCGAGTTTTATTATCTGCTGTATGCGACGGGCGAGCGCACGCTGGTGCTGACGCGTTCGCGCGACCTGCGCCAGTGGGAGGCCGGGCGCGACGTGCCGACGGACGGCATGGGCGCCATCGCCGCCGTGCAGTGGGAGCGCGGCAGTGCGCCCAGGGCCATCGTGACGACGGTCGATGGCACGGCGTGGACGCTGCAGCCGGATGCCGGTTGGTCGCGCTGGACCGCGGCGCGCGCGGCCGGCAAGCCTGCCGATGGCGCGGCGCGGGCCGCGCCGCAAGGTGCCGCGGCCAACGCCGACGAAATGTCGGTACTGGTGGAGGAGCGCAAGGCGTTTGCCCAGGCCACGGCGCCGCGAGGCAAGCCGAAAAAGGTCGCCTGGGACCAGCACTCCCTGATGGTGGACGGCAAGCGCATCGTCGTCTGGTCCGGCGAGATGCACCCGTTCCGGCTGCCCAATCCATCCCTGTGGCGCGACGTGATCCAGAAGATGAAGGCGCTCGGCTTCAACGGGGTGGCGTTCTATTTCGACTGGGGTTACCACTCGCCGGCGCCCGGCGTGTACGACTTCTCGCACGTGCGCAACGTCGAGCGGGCGCTGGAGATCGCGGAAGAAGAGGGCATGTACATCATCGCCCGCACCGGACCCTACGTGAACGCGGAGCTGACGGGCGGCGGCTTCCCCGGCTGGATGTTCCGTAACCGCGCCGAGGCGCGCACGGACGACCCGGTCTACCTGGCCGCCGTGGACGAGTGGATGACGCAGGTTAACGCCATCGCCGCGCGCCACCAGATCACGACAGGGGGCGGCAACGTCATCGCCTACCAGCTGGAAAACGAGTTGGGCAAGGTCGAGCCGAAACACGTGCGCCACATGGCGCACCTGGCGGCCAAGGCGCGCGCGGACGGCATTTCGGTGCCGTTCTTCCACAACGCGGCGGGCCGGTTGCCCGACTGGACGCCGCCGGACTCCAGCGCGCCGTGGGCCAATCCCGGCCCGACGGACCTGTATGCCTTCGACGGCTACCCCGGCGGCACGTGCAACGTGCATGCCGACCCGGCAGGGCCGAATCGTGCCCCCGACTGGGGCATCTACGGCAACGGCTCGCCGAAGACGGGCGCGCTGTCGTCGCCCGGCACGCCGGGATTCGCCGCGGAGCTGGGCGGCGGCTGGTTCGATTACTGGGGCTCTAACGGCACCTATGCCTGCACGGCCGAACGGCAGGGCAAGGGTTACCAGCGGGTGTTCTACGGTACCAACCTGATCAACCGCATCACGATCCATAACATCTACATGACGTTCGGCGGCACGTCGTGGGGCTGGCTGGCCGGGCCGGTCGTCTACACGTCCTACGATTACGGGGCGCCGATCGCCGAAGACCGCGCGCTGCGGCCCAAGGCGCTGGCGCTCAAGCAGCAGGGCATGTTCGTGCAGGCCGCGCAGGACGTGCTGGCGCAAATGGACAAGGGCGCGCCGATCGCGACGTCGACGCAGCGCGCGAAGGTCTACCATAACGTCAATGCGAAGACGGGCGCGCACGTCCTGTTCGCCGTCCACAATCCATCGGACCTGACCAGCGACGACAGCTTCACGTTCGACCTGAAGATGAAGAGCGGCGGGTACAAGGTGCCGCTGCGGCTGAACGGCCAGGATGCGAAGATGCTGCTGGCCGACTATCCGCTGGAGCGCCAGCACCTGGTCTACTCCACGTCCGAACTGCAGACGCATTTCCAGAACGGCGCACGCGACATCGCGCTGCTGCATGGCCGCGACGGCGAGGCCGGGGAGACGCTGTTGCGCTACACCGGAACGCCGAAGGTGGAGGTTGTCGCGGGCAAGGTCAGGGCGCGCTTCGACCAGAAGCGCGGCGTGCTGAAACTGACATACGTGCACGACGGCCTGGCGCGCGTGCGCATCGAAGGCGGCAACCGGCCGCCCTTGCTGCTGTTGCTCGCCGACGAGAAGACCAGCGTGAACTTCTGGACGCAATCCACGCCGGCCGGTACGGTGCTGGAACTGACGCCCGCCCTGGTGCGCAGCGCAGGCGTCGATGGCGACACGCTGCGCCTGACGGGCGACACGACGGCCGACAGCCCGCTGGAAATCTGGGGGCCGGCCATTGGCAGCGCCACATTCAACGGCGTGCCACTGGCGCTGGCGGCCCAGCCGGACGGCAGCTGGCGCGCCGATGCCGTCAGGGGGCCGGAGGCCATCGGCCTGCCGGATCTGACCGCGCAGCCCTGGCAGCGGCGCATGGACAGCGTCGAGGCGCAGCCCGGCTACGACGATGGCGCCTGGGTGCGCGCCGACGCACGCGCGTCGGCTGCGCAGACGTGGACAGGCCCGGAACGGGGCCAGCCGACACTGGCAATGAGCGACTACGGGTTTCACCATGGCGACGTCTGGTACCGCGGCCACGTGGACATCGGCGACCCGAAGACCAATCAACTGGAGCTGTTCTATGGCGCGGGCGGAGCAGGCATGCTGCAGGTCTGGATCGACGGCCGCTTCGTCGGCCAGCATGAACTGGACGTCGGGCGCCAGTTTCCGGAGACGACGGACAGCGCGAAGTTCAGCCTGGGCCAGCTGACGCCGGGACCGCACGTGATCGCCGTCATGGTGCGCAACAACTCGCACAACTGGGACCTGATGGCCGACGACGCCCACCGGGAGGCACGTGGGCTGATCGCCGCGTCGCTGACATCGAAGGGCGGGCGCCGTTTCGCCGTGCCGCTCGCGTGGCGCATCCAGGGCAACCAGGGCGGAGAAGCGATTGCCGATCCCGTGCGCGGGGCGATGAACAACGGCGGCCTCTTTGGCGAGCGGCAGGGCTGGCACCTGCCGGCCCGCAGCGGGGACGCTGGCTGGACCGCCGCACAACCGACGGCTGCGCCGCCGGCGCCGGGCACCTACTGGCTGCGCACGTCGTTCGACCTGAAGCTGCCGGCGGAGCACGACGTGCAGCTGGGTCTCGCGTTTGGCGACACCACGCGGCCCCGCTCCGAGCGCGAGAACCGCGCCCTGATTTTCGTGAACGGCTGGAACATGGGCCAGTTCATCGCCCACGTCGGGCCGCAACGCACGTTCGTCATCCCGCCCGGCATCCTCAACCCGAATGGTCCCAATACGATTGCGCTGGCCGTCACGACCGACGGCAAGGCGGACAATGCGCTGGAACCCGTGCGGCTGGTGAACCTGCGCGCGGCACGCGGCGGCGTGCCGCTGGAAATCATGCCCGGGGCGGCGGCGTCACCATCAGCGCGTTGA
- a CDS encoding ATP-binding protein — MNTARPLLRRLVPASLFARLSLILLAGLAAAQLLTTTVTIDERNDVTMGTMIDYVETDLRTAVALLDRLPPAERPAWLPRLARGGYRFLLTPPESGPPVSAPHSRRLLDSVTRALASDYAFSAHAVPGKRERLQVHVRLSDGAPLTVDFLPRRGLPLSPWLPWVLAGQLALVALACWLAVRQATRPLRMLAETADALGPDLRPVHMPEHGPSEVVRAARAFNAMQGRIAAYVDERLRMLAAISHDLQTPITRMRLRVELMDDEAQQRRLTEDLQQLEDLARQGIGYARAMHGKPELARAVDVDDLLDSLVLDYRDGGADVALTGRCGAPAMTRPGALRRVVTNLVDNALKYAGAAQVVVECDSAIIIRVFDHGPGIPAGALEAVFEPFYRVEDSRNRDTGGSGLGLAIARQLAAALDGTLTLHNRPGGGLEARLVLPFSRT, encoded by the coding sequence ATGAACACCGCCCGGCCGCTGCTGCGCCGGCTCGTGCCGGCATCGCTGTTCGCGCGCCTGTCGCTGATCCTGCTGGCCGGGCTGGCGGCGGCGCAGCTGCTGACGACGACGGTGACGATCGACGAGCGCAACGACGTCACGATGGGCACCATGATCGACTACGTGGAAACGGACCTGCGCACGGCCGTTGCCCTGCTCGACCGCCTGCCGCCGGCCGAACGCCCGGCATGGCTGCCCCGCCTGGCGCGCGGCGGCTACCGCTTCCTGCTGACGCCGCCCGAGTCGGGCCCGCCCGTCAGCGCGCCGCACTCGCGCCGGCTGCTGGACTCCGTGACGCGGGCGCTGGCTTCGGACTACGCCTTCAGTGCCCATGCCGTGCCGGGGAAACGCGAACGGCTGCAGGTGCACGTGCGCCTGTCCGACGGCGCACCGCTGACGGTGGACTTCCTGCCGCGCCGTGGCCTGCCGCTGTCGCCGTGGCTGCCGTGGGTGCTGGCGGGCCAGCTGGCGCTGGTCGCCCTGGCCTGCTGGCTGGCCGTACGCCAGGCCACGCGGCCGCTGCGCATGCTGGCCGAGACGGCCGACGCGCTCGGTCCGGACCTGCGCCCCGTGCACATGCCGGAACATGGCCCGTCCGAAGTGGTGCGCGCGGCACGCGCCTTCAATGCCATGCAGGGGCGCATCGCCGCGTACGTGGACGAGCGCCTGCGCATGCTGGCCGCGATCTCGCACGACCTGCAGACACCCATCACGCGCATGCGCCTGCGGGTGGAGCTGATGGACGACGAAGCGCAGCAGCGGCGCCTGACGGAAGACCTGCAACAGCTGGAGGACCTGGCCCGGCAGGGCATCGGCTACGCCCGCGCGATGCACGGCAAGCCGGAGCTGGCGCGCGCGGTCGACGTGGACGACCTGCTCGACAGCCTGGTACTGGACTACCGCGACGGCGGTGCGGACGTCGCCCTGACGGGACGCTGCGGCGCGCCCGCCATGACGCGGCCGGGCGCGCTGCGCCGCGTCGTCACGAACCTGGTGGACAACGCGCTGAAATACGCCGGCGCGGCGCAGGTGGTCGTGGAATGCGATAGCGCCATCATCATCCGCGTGTTCGACCACGGCCCCGGCATACCGGCAGGCGCGCTGGAAGCGGTGTTCGAACCGTTCTACCGCGTGGAAGACTCGCGCAACCGCGATACGGGCGGCAGCGGCCTGGGACTGGCGATCGCGCGCCAGCTGGCCGCCGCGCTGGACGGCACGCTGACGTTGCACAACCGTCCCGGCGGCGGACTGGAAGCGCGCCTCGTGCTGCCGTTCAGCCGAACGTGA
- a CDS encoding isocitrate lyase/PEP mutase family protein: MNNDELFHRLHADRLLMLANCWDGGSARLAQAAGAVALATSSGAVAWAHGYADGSHLPVDLVLATARAIGRVSPLPLTLDIEDGYSDDPAAVGALVRQLLDAGIVGINIEDGSGAVDLLCRKVAAIRAGTQSAGVRLFVNVRTDVFLRGLAPAGERVAETVRRGALYREAGASGLFVPGIADESDIAAVAAAVALPLNVMALPSLPPPDRLRELGVRRLSAGTAIGEAAFGQAQAAIGEFLASGRVTAPSPGYGTLNALMVTPPPRA; this comes from the coding sequence ATGAACAACGATGAACTGTTCCACCGCCTGCACGCGGACCGCCTGCTGATGCTGGCGAACTGCTGGGACGGCGGCAGCGCGCGGCTGGCGCAGGCCGCCGGCGCCGTCGCGCTGGCCACCAGCAGCGGGGCCGTCGCCTGGGCGCACGGCTATGCCGACGGCAGCCACCTGCCCGTCGACCTGGTGCTGGCGACGGCGCGCGCCATCGGCCGCGTCTCGCCCCTGCCGCTGACGCTGGACATCGAAGATGGCTACAGCGACGACCCCGCAGCCGTCGGCGCCCTGGTGCGCCAGCTGCTCGATGCCGGCATCGTCGGCATCAATATCGAGGACGGCAGCGGTGCCGTCGACCTGCTCTGCCGCAAGGTCGCCGCCATCCGCGCGGGTACGCAGTCAGCCGGCGTGCGCCTGTTCGTCAATGTCCGCACGGACGTGTTCCTGCGCGGGCTGGCCCCGGCCGGCGAGCGGGTCGCGGAAACGGTGCGCCGGGGGGCGCTGTATCGTGAAGCGGGTGCCAGCGGCCTGTTCGTGCCGGGTATCGCCGACGAAAGCGACATCGCCGCCGTCGCCGCCGCTGTCGCGCTGCCGCTGAACGTGATGGCGCTGCCGTCGTTGCCGCCGCCGGACCGGCTGCGCGAACTGGGCGTGCGGCGCCTGTCGGCCGGCACCGCCATCGGCGAGGCGGCGTTTGGCCAGGCGCAGGCGGCCATCGGGGAGTTCCTGGCGAGCGGCCGCGTCACGGCGCCCTCGCCCGGCTATGGCACCCTCAACGCGCTGATGGTGACGCCGCCGCCCCGGGCATGA
- a CDS encoding hybrid sensor histidine kinase/response regulator has product MMTLSDFQALFRVTPYPYLVMSPDLTVVAASGAYLRSVQRTEEDIVGRYVFEAFPENPDNPQATNIAEVKASMLRALAKGEPDTTAFVRYAVAVRKPDGVHFEERYWSTVHTPVIGPDGEPVLVFQNPMDVTELYRFDAQSGVATLQLTPPVAGNAENFNRAQMHEALSRILNNEREHLRSLFNQAPGFVAVLMGPKHVFEMVNEAYYQLVGHRELIGKAVWEALPEVAGQGYEEFLDMVYRTGEQWETRARPIAVQRVPGGPIEQRYVDLVYQPYKDQHGETIGIFAQGYDVTESVEAQQAKRESEQRLRDGMDAAKMVVWDWDLETGKLEQSDNTLTVLGFSPTRMDAAAAFIHPDDREQIASARRAALAGQGAYQAIVRFTRPDNRKLIWLDSRGRVQHDADGRPVRIRGVTVDVTERYQAEFELREANRKKDEFLAMLAHELRNPLAPISTAAEMLRMTADSDPRTKRASEVIGRQVRHMTALVDDLLDVSRVTRGLVELEMAPVDIKAAAASAVEQVRPLLEGRNHTLTVRTGSPVALVQGDRTRLVQVIANLLNNAAKYTPQGGDITLALDVAAGRVRVCVSDNGIGIDDALLPHVFELFTQAERTPDRAQGGLGIGLALVRTIVGLHGGEVHAHSKGAGRGSEFTVSLPALGRFPVPEDAPDRTNPSGAGQLVPLRVMIVDDNVDAAESLAVLLEAGGHRTTVLASPLEAIAAAQADPPQVFILDIGLPELDGFQLARRLRADERTGGALFVALTGYGQAHDRVLSRAAGFHHHLVKPVDIGQLTAILAAVRH; this is encoded by the coding sequence ATGATGACCCTTTCCGACTTCCAGGCACTGTTCCGTGTAACACCCTATCCCTACCTCGTGATGTCGCCTGATCTGACGGTGGTTGCCGCCAGCGGCGCCTACCTGCGTTCCGTCCAGCGTACCGAGGAGGACATCGTCGGCCGCTATGTCTTCGAAGCGTTTCCCGAGAATCCGGACAACCCGCAAGCGACCAATATTGCCGAGGTCAAGGCTTCGATGCTGCGCGCGCTGGCGAAGGGCGAGCCCGATACGACGGCGTTCGTGCGCTACGCCGTGGCGGTCCGGAAGCCGGACGGCGTGCATTTCGAGGAGCGTTACTGGAGCACGGTGCATACGCCGGTAATCGGGCCGGACGGCGAGCCCGTGCTGGTGTTCCAGAACCCGATGGACGTGACGGAGCTGTACCGCTTCGATGCGCAGTCGGGCGTCGCCACCTTGCAACTGACGCCGCCGGTCGCCGGCAATGCGGAAAACTTCAACCGGGCGCAGATGCACGAAGCGCTGTCGCGCATCCTGAACAACGAGCGCGAACACCTGCGCAGCTTGTTCAATCAGGCCCCCGGGTTTGTCGCGGTGCTGATGGGACCGAAGCACGTATTCGAAATGGTAAACGAGGCGTACTACCAGCTGGTCGGCCACCGCGAGCTGATAGGCAAGGCGGTGTGGGAGGCGCTGCCGGAGGTGGCGGGCCAGGGCTACGAGGAATTCCTCGACATGGTCTACCGCACCGGCGAGCAGTGGGAAACGCGGGCGCGGCCCATCGCCGTGCAACGCGTGCCGGGCGGGCCGATCGAGCAGCGCTACGTCGACCTGGTCTACCAGCCGTACAAGGACCAGCATGGCGAAACCATCGGCATCTTCGCCCAGGGTTACGACGTCACGGAGAGCGTCGAGGCGCAGCAGGCCAAGCGCGAAAGCGAACAGCGGCTGCGCGACGGCATGGACGCGGCCAAGATGGTGGTGTGGGACTGGGATCTAGAGACGGGCAAGCTCGAACAGTCCGACAATACGCTCACGGTGCTCGGTTTTTCGCCCACGCGGATGGACGCGGCGGCCGCGTTCATCCATCCGGACGACCGCGAACAGATCGCCAGCGCCCGCCGTGCGGCGCTGGCGGGCCAGGGGGCCTACCAGGCGATCGTCCGTTTCACCCGGCCGGACAACCGCAAGCTGATCTGGCTCGACAGCCGTGGCCGGGTGCAGCACGACGCCGACGGGCGGCCCGTGCGCATCCGCGGCGTGACGGTGGACGTGACGGAGCGGTACCAGGCCGAGTTCGAACTGCGCGAAGCAAACCGCAAGAAGGACGAGTTCCTTGCCATGCTGGCGCACGAGCTGCGCAACCCGCTGGCGCCGATCAGCACCGCGGCGGAGATGCTGCGCATGACGGCAGACAGCGATCCGCGTACGAAGCGCGCCAGCGAAGTCATTGGCCGCCAGGTGCGGCACATGACGGCGCTGGTGGACGACCTGCTCGACGTCTCGCGCGTCACGCGCGGGCTGGTGGAGCTGGAGATGGCGCCGGTCGACATCAAGGCGGCCGCCGCCAGCGCCGTCGAGCAGGTGCGGCCGCTGCTGGAAGGGCGCAACCACACCCTGACGGTGCGCACCGGCTCGCCCGTCGCGCTGGTGCAGGGCGACCGCACGCGGCTCGTCCAGGTGATTGCCAACCTCCTCAACAACGCGGCCAAGTACACGCCGCAAGGCGGCGACATCACGCTGGCGCTGGACGTGGCGGCCGGCCGGGTACGCGTGTGCGTGAGCGATAACGGCATCGGCATCGACGATGCGCTGCTGCCGCACGTGTTCGAGCTGTTCACCCAGGCAGAGCGCACGCCGGATCGCGCCCAGGGCGGACTCGGGATCGGCCTGGCACTGGTGCGCACCATCGTCGGACTGCATGGCGGCGAGGTGCATGCGCACAGCAAGGGTGCCGGCAGGGGCAGCGAATTCACCGTCTCGCTGCCCGCGCTTGGGCGTTTTCCGGTGCCGGAGGATGCGCCGGACCGGACCAATCCATCCGGAGCGGGCCAACTCGTGCCCCTGCGGGTGATGATCGTGGACGACAACGTGGATGCAGCGGAATCGCTGGCCGTGCTGCTGGAGGCGGGCGGGCACCGCACGACGGTGCTGGCGTCGCCGCTGGAGGCCATCGCGGCGGCGCAGGCGGACCCGCCGCAGGTCTTCATCCTCGATATCGGCCTGCCCGAGCTGGATGGCTTCCAGCTCGCGCGGCGCCTGCGCGCCGACGAACGGACGGGCGGCGCTCTGTTCGTGGCGCTGACGGGGTATGGCCAGGCACACGACCGCGTGCTGTCGCGGGCGGCCGGCTTCCACCATCATCTCGTCAAGCCCGTCGATATCGGTCAGCTGACGGCCATCCTGGCCGCCGTGCGGCACTAG